A region of the Muricauda sp. MAR_2010_75 genome:
GTTTCCAGACCGTATTACCATATTAAATGCCGGAGGTTTTCCAAAAGGGGTTACCCTTGAAAATCTTATAAAGGTTAGTAGCGTTCCCAGGAGTCGTTTATTGACGGACATACTACAAAAAACAGGTCTGGTTGAACGTTCAGGACAAGGAGTGGACAAAATATATAGGATTACCCTTTCAGAAGGAAAACCTGAACCGGACTACTCTAAAACGGATATGTTTCAAGTAGAGCTGACCATACATGGCGAAGTTGAAGACAAGGCTTTTGCAGCTTTTATAGAAGGAGTACAAAGCGCAAGGGATGAACATAACAAAATGGGCACCTATGAGGTCATAGGATTGTTCCATGTAAAAGAAGGAAAGTCGGAATTGGTCGAAGAGAGTGTCCTACATGGCTTATATGAACACGGTAATGTTACAAAAACAGGGGGTAATGCCAGTGATAGATATGTTCTTTCTGAAGAATATTATTCTCTTAAAAATCAAAGTCCGGAAATAGGAGGGTTTAGAATAATCGATCTGGAAAGGGTTTTGGAAGTGTTCAAACACCAAGACAAGGCAAAGATGGGAGATTTCATTTCAGTTTTTGATAAAGATCTAAATAGGGACCAGGTTAGATATTTAATAGACAAATTAATTGATAAAGTAATTACCAAGGAGGGAGCTGGTAGTGGTACTTATTATAGACTTATACGAGGAATTAAAGATCCAAATGATATTAAAGCTATTCTAGATTAAAGTATAGATCAATTCCCTAAAACAAGAATTGAATTACCTAAAGAAGATCTTAAAATTAATGAAGTAGTTAAAAGTGCTTTTACAGATAATCCATTGAAACAACCTATAAACAAGGTGTTATAGTGATTTTGAATAAAAAATATAAAAAGGATGAATATACTTTTCTATTCCCCAAAAAATATTTCAATTCCCCAAAATGGATTGTTTCAACTGCAACTCTCTATAGGCACTGTACATAGAGGGGTTCAGTACGCACTAAACCATTGGTAAAAATGAACATAAACTATAAAGAATATCAAGATTCACAATTGCCCGCATTGTCCCTATTAAAAAAAATAGGGTGGCAATACATTTCTCCCGATGAAGCTTTTAAAGCTAGAGGAGAAATGTTCTCAAATGTATTATTGGATGATATTTTGGAGGAGAGGCTTCACGCCATTAATAGTTTTGAATATAAAAGGGAGTCCTATAAATTCTCAAGAGGAAGTATTCAGGGAGCAATAAACGCTTTAAAAAATGTTCCTTATGAAGGATTGGTGCAAACCAATGAACGTGTTTACGATTTATTGACCTTGGGAAAAAGTTTTAATGAAACCGTTCAGGGTGACCGCAAGGCTTATACCATAAATTATATTGATTGGAAAAAACCGGGTAACAATGTTTTTCATGTAACAGATGAATTTGAGATTGAAGGATTAAAAGGGAAGCGACGTCCGGACCTGGTGCTATTTGTAAACGGAATCCCTTTTGTAGTCATCGAAAACAAACGGCGGGATAAAAACGAATCATTAGAAGAAGGTATTTCCCAAAATATCCGAAACCAAAAGCCCAAAACAGGCATTCCCAAGCTGTTTTATTATGCGCAACTCTTACTCGCAGTTCAGCCCAATGAGGTGAAATATGCCGTCACGGGAACTCCTGCCAAATTCTGGTCGGTTTGGAAAGAAAACGTTGAAAAGGAAGTATCCAAGTTATTGTCAAAAACGACAAATAGCACGCTTCCGGAAAATAGATTGGCAACAGAACAGGATAAAAGTATTTATGCCCTTTGTAATCCAAACAGGTTACTTGACATCGTCTACAAGTACATCGTTTACGATGGGCCTCACAAAAAGGTTTGTCGGTACCAGCAATATTTTGCCGTTCAGGAAACACTGACCCGTATTAAGCAAAAGGACAAAGAAGGTAATAGAAAAGGGGGAGTTATTTGGCATACCACGGGGAGCGGAAAATCGTTGACAATGGTCATGCTCTCAAAAGCACTGGCCTTGGAACCTTCAATTGAATCGCCAAGGGTTATTGTGGTTACCGATAGAATCAATCTTGACAAACAAATTTTCAAAACCTTCGTCAATTGTGGGAAGAGCGTAAAAAAGGCCAAAAGCGGAAATGATTTGGTTGAGATACTTCAAGATAGAAGTAATGAAATCATAACCACTATAATTGATAAATTCAAAGTAGCCACTAAAAAATCATTTAAGGACACATCGCAAAATATATTCGTTCTGGTTGACGAAAGCCATCGAAGCCAATACGGTCTGGCCCATGCAAACATGAAGAGAATCGTTCCAAATGCGGCCTACATTGGATTCACTGGAACCCCTCTGATGAAATCTGAAAAAAGTACATCCAAAAAATTTGGAGGCTTTATCCATAAGTATACCATAGACCAAGCAGTGAAAGACGGGGCCGTTCTACCTCTTTTATACGAAGGTAGATCCGCAAAATTAACTATAAACAAAGCTCAAATAGACAAAGGCTTTGAACGTCTTTCTGCCCCGTTAAGTGAAGAAGCTCAAAAAGACCTAAAAAGAAAATTTTCTTCCATTTCAAAAATCTATGAAGCCGACCATGTCATAGAGGAAATTGCATACGATATATCAAAGCATTTTGTGCAGAACTGGCAGGGCACAGGTTTTAAGGCCCAATTAGCTGTTCCTAAAATCGATACTGCAATCAAATATCAAAAGTATTTTGAATCGCAGACTGATGCCAGTTTAAACATAAATACAAAGGTAGTTTTTACTCCTAAGGATGACAGAAAGGATAATGAAGATGTTTGGAGCGAGAGTAGTAGCGAGGCCGTTGCCTATTGGAATCAGTTATTGGAAAAATATCGTGACCAAGAAACTTATGAAAATTGGGTCATCGAAAAATTCAATGACGATTCTAAAGAAGTTGAAATAATCATTGTAGTAAGTAAACTATTGACAGGTTTTGATGCTCCGAGGAATACTGTATTGTATCTAGCAAAGCCGTTGAAAGCCCATAATCTGTTACAGGCAATTGCCCGGGTTAATAGATTGTTTAATGGCAAAGAACACGGCCATATTATTGATTATATCGGTGTTCTTGGTAAACTGGATGAAGCCTTAACAGAATATAGTGCATTGGAAGATTTTGATGAAGAAGACCTGACCAATGCGGTTACCGATATTGGAGAGGTCATAGCCAAGGTTCCTGTTACACATGCCAATGTTTGGGATGTTTTTAAAGGCGTTTATAACAAGAATGATATTGAGACCTTAGAACGTCATATATCTGCCAAAGACATAAGGGATGAATTTTATGACAGGGTTTCCATATTTGCCCGTACACTTCAAACAGCCTTAGCCTCTGACGAATTATATATAACATTTTCCGATGCAGAAATTGTATTCTATAAAAGTGAGCTCAAAAAGTTCCAAAGTCTTCGAATTTCAGTTCAATTACGCTATGCAGAGGCAATTTCCTATAAAGAATATGAACCTCGTGTAAAGAAACTTCTTGATAGTTATATTGACGTTGAAAGCGTTGAACTCCTCACCACAGACCTAAACATTTTTGAAAAGGACAAAGTTGAGGAAGCCCTTGAAACATATGGAAAAACCCCCGCTTCTAAGGCTGATTTTATCGCACATCAAATGAAAAAGGTTATCTCTGAAAAAATGGAAGAGGATGAAGCCTTTTATAAAAAATTCTCTGAGTTGATAGAAAAAACAATTTCAGAGTTCCAAGCTGGGCGAATTCAAGAATCGGAATATCTCCAGTCAATACTAAATATAAAAAACAACTTGGTCAATGGTGTGCAAAAAGGAATTCCCACAATTTTACAGTCTGACCCAAAAGCTAGGGCCTTTTACGGGGCAGTAAATGAAGTTTTGTCAAAAAATCATGATACAGAAACCTTAGAAAGACTAAATGATCAACTGGCAAATATGGGGTTGAGTATTTCGAGACTTGTTGAAGGTTCTATCATTAGGGATTGGAAAAGAAATCTGGATGTTCAAAGAAAAATGGAAAACGACATTGAAGATTACCTAATTGAAAATCGAAAAAAATTAGGGCTTGAAATCACCTTTGATGAAATTGATGGTATTCTTCTCAAATGTTTAAAAGTTGCTAAACATAACTATTGATGCATTTGACCAATTATGGTTCAAAAGAGTTATTTTTTGAACTAAAACAATCTAAAAGAAAGACGCTTACAATTGAAGTTCATCCAGATTCTTCAATAGTAGTATTTGCACCAGATAATATTTCGGTAAAAGACATAAAAAAGCATGTTGAAAAAAAAGGTAGGTGGATAGTTAAACAACAGGCTTTTTTTGAGCAGTTTTTACCAAGAACACCCGAACGTAAATATGTTTCAGGAGAAACACATTTTTATTTAGGCAAGGGTTATCTTTTGAAGGTTATTAAAGGAGATAAAAATGATGTGAAACTCAAACATGGAAAACTTCTTGTAACAATAAAAAAAGAAGGTCTAGATCATGTCAGAAAAGTTTTGGCTTATTGGTATTATTTACATGCGGACAAAAAAGTAAAAGAAATTGCAGACAATGTATATTCTCAGTTTAAGGAATACAAATTTGAAAAACCAAAAATTGAACTAAAACGAATGCCCAAGCGATGGGGAAGCTGCAATACCAAAGACAATATCAAAATCAACCCAGAAGTTATTAAGGCCCCTGCAAAATGCGTTGAATATGTACTAATTCATGAGTTTTGCCACATGGTAATTCCAAATCATAAAAAGGAATTCTATAATCTTTTATCAGAGAAAATGCCCAATTGGAAAAAGTGGAAAGACAGACTAGAAAAAAGTTCATCCTAGATTTTGCCCCCTAATATGCCCCCTGTCAAAAAACAAACCCTTCTAAATCAATGACTTAGAAGGGTTTTCCGTGGTCCCACCTGGGCTCGAACCAGGGACCCCCTGATTATGAGTCAGGTGCTCTAACCAGCTGAGCTATAGGACCCGCAATTTTTGCGGATGCAATATTAGTGTTTATTTTGCTTTACCGCAAGGTTTTAACGCTGCTACTCCGCTTTTATTTCCTGACAAAGCTCTACCAACACCCCGTTGGTGTCCTTGGGATGCAAGAAGGCCACCAATTTATTATCTGCCCCTTTTTTAGGGGTTTCGTTCAAAATCGCAAAACCCTCACTCTTCAAACGGCTGATTTCAGCAACAATGTCATCCACAGCAAAAGCAATGTGGTGGATGCCCTCTCCTTTCTTTTCCAAAAACTTGGCAATGGGACTTTCTGGGATCGTGGCTTCCAAAAGCTCCATCTTATTGGGACCCGACTTAAAAAAAGAGGTCTTTACGCCTTCCGATTCCACTTCTTCTGTTTTATAGTGTGGAACACCCAAAAGTTTGGCAAACAAACTGTTCGATGCTTCCAAATTCTTCACAGCAATGCCGATGTGTTCAATCTTGTCCATGATTAGGTTTTTTGGTTGAAAATAGTATTCAATTTCCAAAATTATACGGTGTAAAGGTACCATATCATGAGGTTAGTCAGTATTTCCCTTATTTTTGCAGTATGGAAGAAACACAAAGGCAAAAGAAAATAGCGGGAATCATTCAGAAGGATTTGGCAGATATCCTGCAAAGAGCCGCTACAGATGGTGGGCTTAAAGGAACTTTAATTTCTGTTTCAAAAGTTTCTGTTACCACAGACTTATCCATTGCCAAAGTATACGTGAGCATCTTTCCCAATAAAAATGCCAAAGAATTGTTGGATGGTATCAAAGCCAATCAGGTGGCCATTCGGTATGACTTGGCCCAGCGTACCAAACACCAATTGCGACGAGTTCCGGAACTTAATTTTTACCTGGACGATTCCCTGGAATATATTGACAAGATTGAAAAATCACTCAAAGGCGATGAAAATCCTATTGAGAATCGAGATTTGCTTGATAAACGAAAGAAATCCTGATTTTGAACTTTCCGCTGTATATCGCTAAACGTTATCTGCGCTCAAAGAGCAACCAAAATGCGGTAAACATCATTAATTTTATCACTTTTTTGGTGATTGTCATCGGGTCCGCGGCCTTGTTCATTGTACTTTCCGCTTTCGCTGGACTAAAAACCTTTAGTCTCTCTTTTTCAAATACCTTCGATCCCGACTTAAAGGCTTTACCTGCCACAGGAAAGTACTTTTCCATCAACACTGATGAAGAAAAAGAGCTAGAAACCGTTCCAGGCCTTGCCAATTATTCCAAAGAACTGGAAGAACGGGCCTATCTCACCTTCAAGGAAAAAAGCTGCATCGCCTATATTAAGGGGATAGATGGAAATTATAGATCGGTAACTGGTGTGGACAGCACCCTCTATTTTGGCAATTGGGGCGAGATGGAATATAATGGCGTCATGGGCATTGGCATTTATAACCAGCTTGGAGTTCCCATTGACAATTACCGAAACCCCATGACTGTTTTAGTGCCCAAACCCGGTAAGGGATCACTGGCCCCACAGGGGCTTAATGCTTCCAAGCCCTACAACCAACTCTCTTTGGTGTTGAGTGGGGTGTATGCGGTTGAGGAAAATCTGGATAAAAAATATGTGTTTGCCCAACTCCCTTTGGTTCAGGAATTGTTGGAACGGGACAGCACTGAAATTTCAGGCATTAATTTTAAATTGAATGGTGAAGCCGCTATTGATGAGGTAAAAAATTCCATCAAAACCATTTTAGGCGATAAGGTTTTTGTGCTGACCCGCCAAGAACAGAACAGTACCCTGCACCGCATGCTGAAAACCGAGAATTTGGCCACGTATCTCATTTTTACCTTAGTGTTGATCATCGCACTTTTTAATGTCGTGGGGGCCATCATCATGATGATTTTGGACAAGCAACAAAACTCAAAAACACTGTTCAGTTTGGGAACAACCCTCAAGGAATTGCGCAGGATTTACTTTATCCAAGGGCTTTTGGTCACTTCTTTGGGCGGATTTATTGGAGTTTTGATCGGTTCTTTGTTGATTGCTTCACAATTGTTCTTTGGCTGGTTGAAGATTACTCCTTCCTTGGCCTATCCCGTAGAATTTAATGTTATGAATGTACTGTTGGTTTTGGCCACCATTGTGGTATTGGGCTTTGTCTCGTCCAAAATTGCGAGCAGCCGAATTACCAAAAAGTTGATTATGGATTAAGCAAACTGGTAATCCCCAAACTTTTCCAACACCTCATCAAAAGCAGCGAAAACATCTGGAGCGTCGTCGCTGGTGACCATTTTCATACGGTATTCCTTAAAGTGGGGAATCCCCTTAAAGTAGTTGGTGTAATGTCTTCGGGTTTCAAAAACCCCTAATTTTTCGCCCT
Encoded here:
- the rbfA gene encoding 30S ribosome-binding factor RbfA — translated: MEETQRQKKIAGIIQKDLADILQRAATDGGLKGTLISVSKVSVTTDLSIAKVYVSIFPNKNAKELLDGIKANQVAIRYDLAQRTKHQLRRVPELNFYLDDSLEYIDKIEKSLKGDENPIENRDLLDKRKKS
- a CDS encoding M48 family metallopeptidase, coding for MHLTNYGSKELFFELKQSKRKTLTIEVHPDSSIVVFAPDNISVKDIKKHVEKKGRWIVKQQAFFEQFLPRTPERKYVSGETHFYLGKGYLLKVIKGDKNDVKLKHGKLLVTIKKEGLDHVRKVLAYWYYLHADKKVKEIADNVYSQFKEYKFEKPKIELKRMPKRWGSCNTKDNIKINPEVIKAPAKCVEYVLIHEFCHMVIPNHKKEFYNLLSEKMPNWKKWKDRLEKSSS
- the mce gene encoding methylmalonyl-CoA epimerase, translated to MDKIEHIGIAVKNLEASNSLFAKLLGVPHYKTEEVESEGVKTSFFKSGPNKMELLEATIPESPIAKFLEKKGEGIHHIAFAVDDIVAEISRLKSEGFAILNETPKKGADNKLVAFLHPKDTNGVLVELCQEIKAE
- a CDS encoding ABC transporter permease, which codes for MNFPLYIAKRYLRSKSNQNAVNIINFITFLVIVIGSAALFIVLSAFAGLKTFSLSFSNTFDPDLKALPATGKYFSINTDEEKELETVPGLANYSKELEERAYLTFKEKSCIAYIKGIDGNYRSVTGVDSTLYFGNWGEMEYNGVMGIGIYNQLGVPIDNYRNPMTVLVPKPGKGSLAPQGLNASKPYNQLSLVLSGVYAVEENLDKKYVFAQLPLVQELLERDSTEISGINFKLNGEAAIDEVKNSIKTILGDKVFVLTRQEQNSTLHRMLKTENLATYLIFTLVLIIALFNVVGAIIMMILDKQQNSKTLFSLGTTLKELRRIYFIQGLLVTSLGGFIGVLIGSLLIASQLFFGWLKITPSLAYPVEFNVMNVLLVLATIVVLGFVSSKIASSRITKKLIMD
- a CDS encoding type I restriction endonuclease subunit R encodes the protein MNINYKEYQDSQLPALSLLKKIGWQYISPDEAFKARGEMFSNVLLDDILEERLHAINSFEYKRESYKFSRGSIQGAINALKNVPYEGLVQTNERVYDLLTLGKSFNETVQGDRKAYTINYIDWKKPGNNVFHVTDEFEIEGLKGKRRPDLVLFVNGIPFVVIENKRRDKNESLEEGISQNIRNQKPKTGIPKLFYYAQLLLAVQPNEVKYAVTGTPAKFWSVWKENVEKEVSKLLSKTTNSTLPENRLATEQDKSIYALCNPNRLLDIVYKYIVYDGPHKKVCRYQQYFAVQETLTRIKQKDKEGNRKGGVIWHTTGSGKSLTMVMLSKALALEPSIESPRVIVVTDRINLDKQIFKTFVNCGKSVKKAKSGNDLVEILQDRSNEIITTIIDKFKVATKKSFKDTSQNIFVLVDESHRSQYGLAHANMKRIVPNAAYIGFTGTPLMKSEKSTSKKFGGFIHKYTIDQAVKDGAVLPLLYEGRSAKLTINKAQIDKGFERLSAPLSEEAQKDLKRKFSSISKIYEADHVIEEIAYDISKHFVQNWQGTGFKAQLAVPKIDTAIKYQKYFESQTDASLNINTKVVFTPKDDRKDNEDVWSESSSEAVAYWNQLLEKYRDQETYENWVIEKFNDDSKEVEIIIVVSKLLTGFDAPRNTVLYLAKPLKAHNLLQAIARVNRLFNGKEHGHIIDYIGVLGKLDEALTEYSALEDFDEEDLTNAVTDIGEVIAKVPVTHANVWDVFKGVYNKNDIETLERHISAKDIRDEFYDRVSIFARTLQTALASDELYITFSDAEIVFYKSELKKFQSLRISVQLRYAEAISYKEYEPRVKKLLDSYIDVESVELLTTDLNIFEKDKVEEALETYGKTPASKADFIAHQMKKVISEKMEEDEAFYKKFSELIEKTISEFQAGRIQESEYLQSILNIKNNLVNGVQKGIPTILQSDPKARAFYGAVNEVLSKNHDTETLERLNDQLANMGLSISRLVEGSIIRDWKRNLDVQRKMENDIEDYLIENRKKLGLEITFDEIDGILLKCLKVAKHNY